Proteins encoded together in one Prochlorococcus marinus str. GP2 window:
- a CDS encoding DUF1651 domain-containing protein, with protein MATSFWLINSNRTEVKRFIKNGKSIDGVFEYMFVETGKIVGVLGKEPPIITTTVSVDIELAREIYERLLSQGWRKTEEVWK; from the coding sequence ATGGCTACATCCTTTTGGTTAATTAATTCAAACAGAACAGAAGTAAAAAGATTTATAAAAAACGGTAAAAGTATTGATGGAGTATTTGAGTATATGTTCGTAGAGACTGGTAAAATTGTTGGTGTACTAGGAAAAGAACCACCTATAATTACAACTACAGTTTCTGTAGATATTGAGTTAGCAAGAGAAATATATGAAAGATTACTTTCTCAGGGATGGAGGAAAACTGAAGAAGTTTGGAAATAA
- a CDS encoding DUF1651 domain-containing protein — protein sequence MEKFILINMDRSRIKVFEPFEDVSKPRTSINAMMISYGCVYKRSSKPVMKGSRVETIEEARKEYKQLLDEGWKKTSIFKNYFEGHL from the coding sequence ATGGAGAAATTTATTCTTATAAATATGGACAGGAGCAGAATTAAAGTTTTTGAGCCATTTGAAGATGTATCAAAGCCTAGAACTAGTATTAATGCAATGATGATTTCTTATGGTTGTGTTTATAAGAGATCAAGTAAACCAGTCATGAAAGGTTCGAGAGTAGAGACTATTGAAGAAGCTAGGAAGGAATATAAGCAGTTGTTAGATGAAGGATGGAAGAAAACAAGTATCTTCAAAAACTACTTCGAGGGGCATCTTTGA
- a CDS encoding pseudouridine synthase, giving the protein MATRINKYLSEVGYCSRRVADRLIEEGKVTINGKIPEIGTKVEEGDYVEVDGQRIKKLKKQKNIYLIFNKPVGIVCTTDIKVEPDNIIEFINYPIRIFPVGRLDKMSEGLIFLTNDGEIVNKILRARNNHEKEYIVNVNRPINKDFIQRMSNGVEILETRTKNCFVEQLGLKKFKIILTQGLNRQIRRMCETLGYRVKSLKRIRIMNIKLDLPTGKYREFTKEELFELKELLKNSSKTFD; this is encoded by the coding sequence ATGGCTACCAGAATAAATAAATATTTAAGTGAAGTCGGTTATTGCTCCAGAAGAGTAGCCGATAGACTAATTGAAGAAGGGAAAGTAACCATTAATGGTAAGATTCCAGAAATAGGTACTAAGGTAGAGGAAGGAGATTATGTGGAAGTTGATGGACAAAGAATAAAGAAATTAAAGAAACAAAAAAACATATATTTAATCTTTAACAAACCTGTAGGAATTGTTTGTACTACTGATATAAAAGTAGAACCTGACAATATTATTGAATTCATTAACTATCCTATAAGAATCTTTCCAGTAGGAAGATTAGATAAAATGAGCGAAGGATTAATTTTTTTAACTAATGATGGAGAAATCGTAAATAAAATACTTAGAGCAAGAAATAATCATGAGAAGGAATATATCGTAAATGTTAATCGTCCAATAAATAAAGACTTTATTCAAAGAATGAGTAATGGAGTTGAAATATTAGAAACCAGAACTAAAAATTGTTTTGTAGAACAATTGGGGCTAAAAAAATTTAAAATCATACTTACTCAGGGACTTAATAGACAGATTAGAAGAATGTGTGAGACCTTAGGCTACAGAGTAAAATCATTAAAGCGTATAAGAATTATGAATATTAAGCTAGATTTACCGACAGGTAAGTACCGCGAATTTACTAAAGAAGAACTTTTTGAATTAAAAGAGTTACTTAAAAACTCTTCAAAAACATTTGACTAA
- a CDS encoding tetratricopeptide repeat protein, with protein MNKGFGNNFYKKNNENFLVKDIELSSQTKKAIILAREGKFLESAKIYNDLIYKGNFNHLTFHRLAGIYERLGKRKEAFECLQKAINVKKNYAEAYCDIGRYLIDSRDIKSALNYFAKALEYNPKLLGAYINIGTIYQKLGDLVEAMKYFKKSLEIDNNIPMTFYNIGTIYALEKNFIDAEKNYKSALECNKNFNLAKIGLLETYLNTFNIKSIKKLKNYIDNAGLNEEDEISNLLTFFYLDCSPNKQYKRALNLSKRLGGMFKNNLRLKKNKKIKIGYISANFNDHPVSKIMETIFMYHDKKKFEIHAYSLNNVEDNITKNLKINFNSFSCISSLSVKEAVIKIRSENLDIAVDLMGYTSKNMINIFNQRIAPIQINYLGFPGTTGISNIDFLLGDEFVIPKKFHKYYSEKIIQMPNSFINSIKYDYHATKKVAQINSLPNESIVLAAFHKTSKLSEEVVDAWANILIKSENTYLWLKKPLDIARENILSFFATRKIDKERILFAENVSSYEEHVSRYNSADIFLDTFNYNGHSTLVECIWSELPFVTLVGKSFSSRVGGSILHSLDLDELICKSIEEYIEKVVFYSSNKRKLEVLKNKINSQKKSGVFFNQKVFTKNLEEVYENILRMYK; from the coding sequence ATGAATAAAGGATTTGGTAATAATTTTTATAAAAAAAACAATGAGAATTTTTTAGTTAAAGATATTGAGTTATCTTCCCAAACAAAAAAAGCAATAATTTTAGCTAGAGAAGGAAAATTTTTAGAATCTGCAAAGATTTATAATGATTTAATTTACAAAGGGAATTTTAATCATCTTACTTTTCACAGACTCGCAGGTATATATGAAAGACTTGGGAAAAGAAAAGAGGCATTTGAGTGCTTGCAAAAAGCAATTAATGTAAAAAAAAATTATGCTGAAGCTTATTGTGATATTGGCAGATATTTGATTGATTCCAGAGATATAAAAAGCGCTTTAAATTATTTTGCAAAAGCTCTCGAGTACAATCCCAAATTATTAGGAGCCTACATAAATATTGGAACTATTTATCAGAAATTAGGGGATCTTGTGGAGGCAATGAAATATTTCAAAAAGTCATTAGAGATAGATAATAATATACCTATGACTTTTTATAATATTGGAACGATCTATGCACTTGAAAAAAACTTCATTGATGCAGAAAAAAATTATAAAAGTGCTCTAGAATGTAATAAAAACTTTAACCTGGCAAAGATAGGGTTATTAGAAACTTATCTAAATACATTTAATATCAAATCTATTAAGAAGTTAAAAAATTATATTGATAATGCTGGATTGAATGAAGAAGATGAAATATCTAATTTATTAACTTTCTTTTATTTAGATTGTTCTCCCAATAAACAATATAAAAGAGCCTTAAATTTAAGTAAAAGATTGGGAGGAATGTTTAAAAATAACCTTCGATTAAAAAAAAATAAAAAAATCAAAATTGGATATATTTCAGCAAATTTTAATGATCATCCAGTTTCCAAAATTATGGAAACTATATTCATGTATCATGATAAAAAAAAGTTTGAAATACATGCTTACTCATTAAATAATGTAGAAGATAATATTACTAAAAATCTAAAAATTAATTTTAACTCTTTCAGTTGTATTTCATCCTTATCTGTAAAAGAAGCAGTCATTAAAATACGCTCAGAGAATTTAGATATAGCAGTAGATTTAATGGGATATACAAGTAAAAATATGATAAACATATTTAATCAGAGAATTGCTCCAATACAGATTAATTATTTAGGGTTCCCTGGAACAACAGGTATATCAAACATTGACTTTCTTTTAGGTGATGAATTTGTTATTCCAAAAAAATTTCATAAATATTATTCTGAGAAAATTATTCAAATGCCTAATTCATTTATAAATTCCATCAAGTATGATTACCATGCTACAAAAAAAGTTGCGCAGATCAATTCTTTACCTAACGAATCAATAGTTCTCGCAGCTTTTCACAAAACTTCCAAATTATCTGAAGAAGTAGTAGATGCATGGGCAAATATTCTTATAAAATCAGAAAATACATATTTATGGTTAAAAAAACCATTAGATATTGCTAGAGAAAATATATTGTCTTTCTTCGCTACTCGAAAAATTGACAAAGAAAGAATCTTATTTGCAGAAAATGTAAGTTCTTACGAAGAACATGTTTCTAGATATAATTCAGCTGATATCTTTTTAGACACTTTTAATTATAACGGGCATTCCACTTTAGTAGAATGTATTTGGTCAGAGCTTCCTTTCGTAACTCTTGTAGGAAAAAGTTTTTCTTCAAGAGTAGGTGGAAGTATCTTACATTCTCTAGATTTAGATGAACTCATTTGCAAATCAATTGAAGAATATATAGAAAAAGTAGTTTTTTACTCCTCAAACAAACGAAAATTAGAAGTATTAAAAAATAAAATTAATAGTCAGAAAAAATCTGGTGTATTTTTTAATCAAAAAGTTTTTACAAAAAATTTAGAGGAAGTTTATGAAAATATTTTGAGAATGTATAAATAA